The following proteins are encoded in a genomic region of Shinella zoogloeoides:
- the ccoG gene encoding cytochrome c oxidase accessory protein CcoG, which yields MQQTSTTIYNSVERHEAEPVNSAKVRKPLYEKRKKIFPKRAEGRFRQFKWLVMLITLGIYYLTPWIRWDRGPHAPDQAVLVDLAGRRFYFFFIEIWPQEFFFVAGLLVMAGFGLFLVTSAVGRAWCGYACPQTVWVDLFLVVERAIEGDRNARMKLDAGPWTLDKIWKRVSKHVTWLVIAVATGGAWIFYFADAPTLLVEFVTLQAPPVAYITVAILTATTYVFGGLMREQVCTYMCPWPRIQAAMLDESSLVVTYNDWRGEPRTRHAKKAIAAGESVGDCVDCNACVVVCPMGIDIRDGQQLECITCALCIDACDNVMDKLGKERGLIAYATLSDYSTNMALATAGGTVPVDPNRVRDADGRFIDAIRHFDWRIIFRPRTLLYFGVWSLAGLALVFALLSRDRLDLNVIHDRNPQFVVESDGSIRNGYAVKLLNMIPEPRVITVSIEGMPGATMKIAGHDSADGRSVDVPADPDKVTALRVFVTLPKDRLAEAAEGFQIVAEDRQGHERDVYSAKFNTPGAK from the coding sequence ATGCAACAGACTTCCACCACGATCTATAATTCCGTCGAGCGCCACGAAGCGGAGCCCGTCAATTCGGCGAAGGTGCGCAAGCCGCTTTACGAGAAGCGCAAGAAGATCTTCCCCAAGCGCGCCGAAGGTCGCTTCCGCCAGTTCAAGTGGCTGGTGATGCTGATCACGCTCGGCATCTACTACCTGACGCCGTGGATCCGCTGGGATCGCGGCCCGCACGCGCCGGACCAGGCCGTGCTGGTCGATCTTGCCGGTCGCCGGTTCTACTTCTTCTTCATCGAGATCTGGCCGCAGGAATTCTTCTTCGTGGCGGGCCTGCTCGTCATGGCGGGCTTCGGGCTCTTCCTCGTCACCTCGGCGGTCGGGCGCGCCTGGTGCGGCTATGCCTGTCCGCAGACCGTCTGGGTCGATCTCTTCCTCGTCGTGGAGCGCGCCATCGAGGGCGACCGCAACGCGCGCATGAAGCTCGATGCCGGCCCCTGGACGCTCGACAAGATCTGGAAGCGCGTCAGCAAGCACGTCACCTGGCTGGTGATCGCGGTGGCGACCGGCGGCGCCTGGATCTTCTATTTCGCGGATGCGCCGACCCTGCTCGTCGAGTTCGTGACGCTACAGGCGCCGCCCGTCGCCTATATCACCGTCGCCATCCTGACGGCCACGACCTATGTCTTCGGCGGGCTGATGCGCGAGCAGGTCTGCACCTATATGTGTCCCTGGCCGCGCATCCAGGCGGCGATGCTCGACGAGAGCTCGCTCGTCGTCACCTATAACGACTGGCGCGGCGAGCCGCGCACCCGCCACGCCAAGAAGGCCATCGCCGCCGGCGAGAGCGTCGGCGATTGCGTCGATTGCAATGCCTGCGTCGTCGTCTGTCCCATGGGCATCGACATCCGCGACGGCCAGCAGCTCGAATGCATCACCTGCGCGCTCTGCATCGACGCCTGCGACAACGTGATGGACAAGCTCGGCAAGGAGCGCGGCCTCATCGCCTATGCCACCCTTTCGGACTATTCGACCAACATGGCGCTGGCGACCGCCGGCGGCACGGTTCCCGTCGATCCGAATCGCGTGCGCGATGCCGACGGCCGCTTCATCGATGCGATCAGGCACTTCGACTGGCGCATCATCTTCCGCCCGCGCACGCTGCTCTATTTCGGCGTCTGGTCGCTGGCCGGCCTTGCGCTCGTCTTCGCGCTGCTGTCGCGCGACCGGCTCGACCTCAACGTCATCCATGACCGCAACCCGCAATTCGTCGTCGAATCGGACGGCTCGATCCGCAACGGCTATGCCGTGAAGCTGCTCAACATGATTCCCGAGCCGCGCGTCATCACCGTCTCCATCGAGGGCATGCCGGGCGCGACGATGAAGATAGCGGGCCATGACAGCGCGGACGGCCGCAGCGTCGACGTGCCGGCGGACCCGGACAAGGTGACGGCGCTGCGTGTTTTCGTCACCCTGCCCAAGGATCGGCTTGCGGAAGCCGCCGAAGGCTTCCAGATTGTCGCCGAGGACCGGCAGGGTCACGAGCGCGACGTCTATTCCGCCAAATTCAACACGCCGGGAGCAAAGTGA
- a CDS encoding SRPBCC family protein produces the protein MTTLPARIVHRTIRRNWRAVYDFASRPENMPLWASGLAAGLTRDGDDWIADGGPVGNVRVRFAPPNEFGVIDHTVTLPDGLRVENALRVVPNGDGAEVMFTLLRQADMDDAAFAADAAHVARDLDALARLMENEERPR, from the coding sequence ATGACCACCCTTCCCGCCCGCATCGTCCATCGGACGATTCGACGTAACTGGCGCGCGGTCTACGATTTCGCGTCGAGGCCGGAGAACATGCCGCTCTGGGCGTCCGGTCTCGCCGCGGGGTTGACGCGCGACGGCGACGACTGGATCGCCGACGGCGGCCCCGTCGGCAATGTGCGCGTGCGCTTCGCCCCGCCGAACGAGTTCGGCGTCATCGACCATACGGTGACGCTGCCGGATGGGCTGCGGGTCGAAAATGCCCTGCGCGTCGTGCCGAATGGCGATGGCGCGGAGGTGATGTTCACCCTGCTGCGGCAGGCGGATATGGACGATGCGGCCTTCGCGGCGGACGCGGCGCATGTCGCTCGCGATCTCGACGCGCTGGCGCGATTGATGGAAAACGAGGAGAGGCCGCGATGA
- a CDS encoding VOC family protein encodes MSSRGADRRIDYIEFNVSDIARSKAFYGGAFGWTFTDYGPDYCEFQDGRLTGGFTTTAPVAAGGGPLVILFADDLEDALARIETAGGKIVRPIFAFPGGRRFHFADPDGYELAVWSDR; translated from the coding sequence ATGAGCAGCAGGGGCGCCGATCGCAGGATCGACTATATCGAATTCAACGTTTCGGACATCGCGAGGAGCAAGGCCTTCTACGGCGGCGCCTTCGGCTGGACCTTCACCGATTACGGCCCGGACTATTGCGAATTCCAGGACGGCCGCCTCACCGGCGGCTTCACGACGACGGCGCCCGTGGCGGCTGGCGGCGGGCCGCTCGTCATCCTCTTTGCCGACGATCTGGAGGACGCCCTCGCACGCATCGAGACGGCCGGCGGAAAGATCGTCCGGCCGATCTTCGCCTTTCCCGGCGGCCGGCGTTTCCACTTCGCCGACCCCGACGGCTACGAACTGGCGGTCTGGTCGGACCGATAA
- a CDS encoding GGDEF domain-containing protein, protein MYRILGKTLAVAALSVLASLMISFAFVPMLGGKVAGAGLVMTIACPIAISIPASMLHFWQAERLRTANTALAQARDALAAAYDRLQDQARRDALTGALNRAAFMAGLDERNRAGAHGGLLFLDIDHFKSVNDRFGHAAGDEALARVGTVLSGLSGDGDLVGRLGGEEFAVFLHEAAPERMLDHSQAIRKAVAAIDLRTPSGIRIALGISIGAFHCAPHFDPAEALAAADRNLYRAKSAGRNTVVA, encoded by the coding sequence ATGTACAGGATCCTCGGCAAGACATTGGCGGTGGCGGCGCTCTCCGTGCTGGCCTCGCTCATGATCAGCTTCGCCTTCGTGCCGATGCTGGGCGGCAAGGTCGCCGGCGCGGGCCTCGTTATGACCATCGCCTGCCCCATCGCCATCTCCATACCGGCCTCCATGCTGCATTTCTGGCAGGCGGAAAGGCTGCGCACGGCCAACACCGCCCTCGCCCAGGCGCGCGACGCGCTGGCGGCGGCCTATGACCGCCTGCAGGACCAGGCCCGGCGCGATGCCCTCACCGGCGCCCTCAACCGCGCGGCCTTCATGGCGGGGCTGGACGAGCGCAACCGGGCCGGCGCGCATGGCGGCCTGCTCTTCCTCGACATCGATCATTTCAAGTCGGTCAACGACCGCTTCGGCCATGCGGCCGGCGACGAAGCGCTCGCCCGTGTCGGCACGGTGCTCTCGGGCCTTTCCGGCGACGGCGATCTGGTCGGGCGCCTCGGCGGCGAGGAGTTCGCCGTCTTCCTGCACGAAGCCGCGCCCGAGCGCATGCTCGACCACTCGCAGGCAATCCGCAAGGCGGTCGCGGCGATCGACCTGCGCACGCCCTCCGGCATCCGCATCGCCCTCGGCATCAGCATCGGCGCCTTCCACTGCGCGCCTCACTTCGACCCGGCCGAAGCGCTCGCTGCAGCGGACCGGAACCTCTATCGCGCGAAATCGGCGGGCCGGAACACGGTCGTGGCCTGA
- the ccoP gene encoding cytochrome-c oxidase, cbb3-type subunit III, translating to MAEKHIDEISGVETTGHEWDGIRELNNPMPRWWVWTFYLTILWAIGYTIAFPAWPMISDATRGMLGWSSRANIAAELASAKEAQAVNVDRIAKSSLEEILADPQLSQFAISGGASAFKVNCAQCHGSGAAGGAGFPNLNDDDWIWGGTVEDIYQTIAHGIRHPGDDETRVSEMPAFGEILEPAQIKEVAAYVVSLTGTPSDASLVEPGKQVFADNCASCHGEDAKGNREMGAPDLADAIWLKGEGEAAIAAQVRAPKHGVMPAWLPRLGEPAVKQLAIFVHSLGGGE from the coding sequence ATGGCCGAGAAGCATATCGACGAAATCTCGGGCGTCGAAACCACCGGCCACGAATGGGACGGCATCAGGGAACTGAACAATCCGATGCCGCGCTGGTGGGTCTGGACGTTCTACCTGACGATCCTGTGGGCCATCGGCTATACCATCGCCTTCCCGGCCTGGCCGATGATCTCGGATGCGACGCGGGGCATGCTCGGCTGGTCGAGCCGCGCCAACATCGCCGCCGAGCTTGCCAGCGCCAAGGAAGCACAGGCCGTCAATGTCGACCGTATCGCCAAGTCGTCGCTGGAGGAGATCCTTGCCGATCCGCAGCTCTCGCAGTTCGCGATCTCGGGCGGCGCCTCGGCCTTCAAGGTCAACTGTGCCCAGTGCCACGGCTCGGGCGCGGCCGGCGGCGCGGGCTTCCCGAACCTCAACGACGACGACTGGATCTGGGGCGGCACGGTGGAAGACATCTACCAGACCATTGCCCACGGCATCCGCCATCCCGGCGACGATGAGACCCGCGTCTCGGAAATGCCGGCCTTCGGCGAGATCCTCGAGCCGGCGCAGATCAAGGAAGTCGCCGCCTATGTCGTCAGCCTGACGGGAACGCCGTCGGATGCGAGCCTGGTCGAGCCCGGCAAGCAGGTCTTCGCCGACAATTGCGCTTCCTGCCATGGCGAGGACGCCAAGGGCAACCGTGAGATGGGCGCCCCCGACCTTGCCGACGCCATCTGGCTGAAGGGCGAGGGCGAAGCCGCCATCGCCGCGCAGGTCCGCGCGCCCAAGCACGGCGTCATGCCCGCCTGGCTCCCCCGCCTCGGAGAGCCGGCCGTCAAGCAGCTCGCTATCTTCGTGCATTCGCTCGGTGGCGGCGAATAG
- a CDS encoding cbb3-type cytochrome c oxidase subunit 3, whose translation METYTAMRHFADSWGLLAMTLFFVAVLAFTLRPGGRKAAERAAEIPLKED comes from the coding sequence ATGGAAACCTATACCGCCATGCGCCACTTCGCCGATAGCTGGGGCCTGCTCGCCATGACGCTGTTCTTCGTGGCCGTCCTCGCCTTCACCCTTCGCCCCGGCGGCCGCAAGGCTGCCGAACGGGCCGCTGAAATCCCCCTCAAGGAGGACTGA
- the ccoO gene encoding cytochrome-c oxidase, cbb3-type subunit II — protein sequence MSILDKHAILERNATLLLVGSLLVVTIGGIVEIAPLFYLENTIEKVEGMRPYSPLELAGRDIYVREGCYVCHSQMIRPFRDEVERYGHYSLAAESMYDHPFQWGSKRTGPDLARVGDRYSNEWHVQHLIEPRSVVPESVMPSYSFLKETNLEVKNVAMHLTANRDVGVPYSDEMVENAEADMKAQADPNADTAGLLARYPKAKIGDFDGDPARLTEMDALVAYLQMLGTLVDFSTYDDASGYR from the coding sequence ATGTCCATTCTTGATAAACACGCCATCCTCGAACGCAACGCGACGCTTCTCCTCGTCGGTTCGCTCCTCGTGGTCACCATCGGCGGCATCGTCGAGATCGCCCCGCTGTTCTACCTGGAAAACACCATCGAGAAGGTGGAGGGCATGCGGCCCTACTCGCCGCTGGAGCTCGCCGGCCGCGACATCTACGTCCGCGAAGGCTGCTACGTCTGTCACAGCCAGATGATCCGGCCGTTCCGCGACGAGGTGGAGCGCTACGGGCATTACTCGCTGGCGGCGGAATCCATGTACGACCATCCGTTCCAGTGGGGCTCGAAGCGCACCGGCCCGGACCTTGCCCGCGTCGGCGACCGCTACTCGAACGAGTGGCATGTCCAGCACCTGATCGAGCCGCGCTCGGTCGTGCCGGAATCGGTGATGCCGAGCTATTCCTTCCTCAAGGAGACGAACCTCGAGGTGAAGAACGTCGCCATGCATCTGACGGCCAACCGCGACGTCGGCGTGCCCTACAGCGACGAGATGGTCGAGAACGCCGAGGCGGACATGAAGGCGCAAGCCGATCCAAACGCCGACACGGCGGGCCTTCTCGCCCGCTACCCGAAGGCCAAGATCGGCGATTTCGACGGCGATCCGGCGCGGCTCACCGAAATGGACGCGCTCGTCGCCTATCTCCAGATGCTCGGCACGCTGGTGGACTTCTCCACCTATGACGATGCCAGCGGTTACCGCTGA
- the ccoN gene encoding cytochrome-c oxidase, cbb3-type subunit I translates to MKYITETIVLAVGAFLALLGVAFAQDKLFEAHMWVLFFVLLASTLVMVRRVSFVPAGPAPSSQDDGGYFDEVIKYGVIATVFWGVVGFLVGVFVALQLAFPDLNIEPWLNFGRTRPLHTSAVIFAFGGNALIATSFYVVQRTSRARLFGGNLGWFVFWGYQLFIVMAATGYLLGVTQGREYAEPEWYVDLWLTIVWVAYLVAFLGTIMTRKEPHIYVANWFFLSFIVTIAMLHIVNNLAIPVSFLGSKSYSAFSGVQDALTQWWYGHNAVGFFLTAGFLGMMYYFIPKQVNRPVYSYRLSIIHFWALIFMYIWAGPHHLHYTALPDWAQTLGMVFSVMLWMPSWGGMINGLMTLSGAWDKIRTDPIVRMMVMAVAFYGMATFEGPMMSIKSVNSLSHYTDWTIGHVHSGALGWNGLITFGAIYFLVPKLWKRERLYSIRMVNWHFWLATLGIVVYAAVMWVAGIQQGLMWREYDEQGFLVYSFAETVAAMFPYYVLRAVGGGLFLLGAIIMAYNVTMTILGYQRDEAPIPGAAPALQPAE, encoded by the coding sequence ATGAAATACATAACGGAAACAATAGTCCTGGCCGTCGGCGCCTTCCTTGCGCTGCTCGGTGTGGCCTTTGCCCAGGACAAGCTCTTCGAGGCCCATATGTGGGTCCTCTTCTTCGTGCTGCTCGCCAGCACGCTCGTCATGGTGCGGCGCGTGTCCTTCGTGCCTGCCGGCCCAGCCCCATCTTCGCAGGATGACGGCGGCTATTTCGACGAGGTCATCAAATACGGCGTCATCGCGACGGTGTTCTGGGGCGTCGTCGGCTTCCTCGTCGGCGTCTTCGTGGCGCTGCAGCTTGCCTTCCCCGACCTCAACATCGAGCCCTGGCTGAATTTCGGCCGCACGCGTCCGCTGCACACCTCGGCCGTGATCTTCGCCTTCGGCGGCAACGCGCTGATCGCGACGTCCTTCTACGTCGTGCAGCGCACCTCGCGGGCGCGCCTCTTCGGCGGCAATCTCGGCTGGTTCGTGTTCTGGGGCTACCAGCTCTTCATCGTCATGGCTGCCACCGGCTACTTGCTCGGCGTCACGCAGGGCCGCGAATATGCCGAGCCGGAATGGTATGTCGACCTCTGGCTGACCATCGTCTGGGTCGCCTATCTGGTCGCCTTCCTCGGCACGATCATGACGCGCAAGGAACCGCACATCTACGTGGCGAACTGGTTCTTCCTGTCGTTCATCGTGACGATCGCCATGCTGCACATCGTCAACAACCTGGCGATCCCGGTCTCGTTCCTCGGCTCGAAGAGCTACTCGGCCTTCTCGGGCGTGCAGGATGCGCTGACGCAGTGGTGGTACGGCCATAATGCCGTAGGCTTCTTCCTGACCGCCGGCTTCCTCGGCATGATGTACTACTTCATCCCGAAGCAGGTGAACCGTCCGGTCTATTCCTACCGCCTGTCGATCATCCACTTCTGGGCCCTGATCTTCATGTATATCTGGGCCGGCCCGCACCACCTGCACTATACGGCGCTGCCGGACTGGGCGCAGACGCTCGGCATGGTCTTCTCGGTCATGCTCTGGATGCCCTCGTGGGGTGGCATGATCAACGGCCTGATGACGCTCTCGGGCGCCTGGGACAAGATTCGTACCGACCCGATCGTGCGCATGATGGTCATGGCCGTCGCCTTCTACGGCATGGCGACCTTCGAAGGCCCGATGATGTCGATCAAGTCGGTCAACTCGCTCAGCCACTACACGGACTGGACCATCGGCCACGTGCATTCGGGCGCGCTCGGCTGGAACGGCCTCATCACCTTCGGCGCGATCTACTTCCTCGTCCCGAAGCTTTGGAAGCGCGAGCGGCTCTATTCGATCCGCATGGTCAACTGGCACTTCTGGCTCGCAACCCTCGGCATCGTCGTCTACGCGGCCGTCATGTGGGTCGCCGGCATCCAGCAGGGCCTGATGTGGCGCGAATACGACGAGCAGGGCTTCCTGGTCTACTCGTTCGCCGAAACCGTCGCCGCCATGTTCCCCTACTACGTGCTGCGCGCCGTCGGCGGCGGGCTGTTCCTCCTGGGGGCGATCATCATGGCCTACAACGTGACCATGACAATCCTCGGCTACCAGCGTGACGAGGCCCCGATCCCGGGCGCCGCGCCCGCCCTGCAGCCGGCCGAATAG
- a CDS encoding hemerythrin domain-containing protein encodes MTDYAGIARLLSDRPTDTASLDWLKKAHDAQLALCSALEEIADSLPANINRQKCIYAAKSLIPLINGIHRYEEEALFPMLETQASGGEEMAGTIARLKFEHVEDECFAEELTDTLTRLGSGDGSVNAEAAGYMLRGFFESIRRHIAFEQRFMLPEAGLAS; translated from the coding sequence ATGACGGATTATGCTGGCATCGCCCGGTTGCTCTCGGATCGCCCGACGGACACCGCTTCACTGGATTGGCTGAAAAAGGCCCATGACGCCCAGCTGGCGCTTTGTAGCGCATTGGAAGAAATCGCCGACAGCCTGCCGGCCAATATCAACCGGCAGAAATGCATCTACGCGGCCAAGTCCCTGATCCCGCTGATCAACGGCATCCATCGTTATGAAGAGGAAGCCCTGTTCCCCATGCTGGAAACGCAGGCATCGGGAGGCGAGGAAATGGCCGGGACGATCGCCCGCCTGAAATTCGAGCATGTCGAAGACGAGTGCTTCGCGGAAGAGCTGACCGACACGCTGACGCGTCTCGGCAGCGGCGACGGCAGCGTGAACGCGGAAGCCGCGGGCTACATGCTTCGCGGCTTCTTCGAATCGATCCGGCGCCACATCGCCTTCGAACAGCGGTTCATGCTGCCCGAAGCGGGCCTCGCGTCCTAG
- a CDS encoding PAS domain-containing protein, with amino-acid sequence MKALVGLFWFKYSQLQHAVRAGDEKLIAMLDREIETALLAVLLKEASDASEFRSQFQFFVDLLREEAEDKACVLRQARHFKLLLDRYFGTEEGAAFLGFRPSPGVRPVAAPRVMEDGLLNEAILDSLPDRVAVVTTDYRYIYSNPLNAERFGGKPIDLVGRHIAEFIGRPRFENLLKRHLDRCFTGEAVEYDYMSTRPGKGMTRCRMTPCMSVAGHVLGAIVVLQDMLEFRDPMAA; translated from the coding sequence TTGAAAGCTCTTGTAGGGTTGTTCTGGTTTAAGTATTCGCAACTTCAGCATGCGGTGAGGGCGGGAGACGAAAAGCTCATCGCCATGCTGGACAGGGAAATCGAAACGGCCTTGCTGGCCGTCCTGCTGAAGGAGGCGAGCGACGCCTCCGAATTCCGCTCCCAATTCCAGTTCTTCGTGGATCTTTTGCGGGAGGAGGCGGAAGACAAGGCCTGCGTGCTCCGGCAGGCACGCCATTTCAAGCTGCTGCTTGACCGCTATTTCGGCACCGAAGAGGGCGCCGCGTTCCTCGGCTTCAGGCCGTCCCCGGGAGTTCGCCCCGTTGCGGCGCCGCGCGTCATGGAGGATGGGCTGCTCAACGAGGCGATCCTCGACAGCCTGCCGGATCGTGTGGCGGTCGTCACCACCGACTATCGCTATATCTATTCCAACCCGTTGAATGCGGAGCGCTTCGGCGGCAAGCCCATCGATCTCGTCGGGCGGCATATCGCCGAATTCATCGGCCGCCCGCGTTTCGAAAACCTGCTGAAACGGCACCTGGATCGCTGTTTTACGGGCGAGGCGGTGGAATACGACTATATGTCCACCCGCCCGGGCAAAGGCATGACCCGTTGCCGGATGACGCCCTGCATGTCGGTGGCCGGGCATGTGCTGGGCGCCATCGTCGTGCTCCAGGACATGCTGGAGTTCCGCGATCCGATGGCGGCCTGA
- a CDS encoding lipid A biosynthesis lauroyl acyltransferase, producing the protein MLITRLVLALRNSKDWFVAQLAFGLLNILKLLPADGAINFADRVARRIGPKTSRHTLTLTNLRNAYPEKSEAEIEAIALDAWGNMGRLAAEYVFLDRLFDFDPEKAEPGRIEVSGIPLFMNLRDNPRPFIVFTAHTGNFELLPVAGAAFGLDVTVLFRPPNNPYVAEKVFEFRKARMGQLVPSHAGSSFTLARKLEAGQPVGVLVDQKFGKGLYTKFFGQDVRTNPLLAKLVRQFDCEVYPARCIRLPGNRYRLELEPAMAVPRKANGAVDVDATAQMLNDKVEQWVREYPGQWLWYHDRWNIKRSLNT; encoded by the coding sequence ATGCTGATCACCCGCCTCGTCCTGGCGCTGCGCAATTCGAAGGACTGGTTCGTTGCGCAGCTCGCCTTCGGCCTGCTCAATATCCTGAAGCTCCTGCCGGCGGACGGCGCGATCAATTTCGCCGACCGCGTCGCGCGTCGGATCGGGCCCAAGACAAGCCGCCACACGCTGACGCTGACGAACCTGCGCAATGCCTATCCGGAAAAATCCGAGGCGGAGATCGAGGCGATCGCGCTCGATGCTTGGGGCAATATGGGCCGGCTTGCCGCCGAGTATGTCTTCCTCGACCGCCTGTTCGACTTCGACCCGGAGAAGGCGGAGCCCGGCCGGATCGAAGTCTCCGGTATCCCGCTCTTCATGAATCTGCGCGACAATCCGCGTCCCTTCATCGTCTTCACCGCCCATACCGGAAATTTCGAGCTTCTGCCGGTTGCCGGCGCGGCCTTCGGGCTGGACGTGACTGTGCTCTTCCGCCCACCGAACAACCCTTACGTCGCGGAGAAGGTGTTCGAGTTCCGCAAGGCCCGGATGGGCCAGCTCGTGCCCTCTCATGCCGGTTCTTCCTTCACGCTTGCCCGCAAGCTCGAGGCGGGACAGCCGGTTGGCGTGCTTGTCGACCAGAAGTTCGGCAAGGGGCTTTATACGAAGTTCTTCGGTCAGGACGTGCGGACCAATCCGCTGCTGGCCAAGCTCGTCCGCCAGTTCGACTGCGAGGTCTATCCGGCGCGCTGCATCCGCCTTCCGGGCAACCGCTACCGGCTGGAGCTGGAACCGGCGATGGCGGTCCCCCGCAAGGCGAACGGCGCAGTCGATGTCGATGCGACGGCCCAGATGCTCAACGACAAGGTGGAGCAATGGGTGCGCGAATATCCCGGCCAGTGGCTGTGGTATCACGACCGCTGGAACATCAAGCGCAGTCTCAATACTTGA
- a CDS encoding zinc-binding dehydrogenase: protein MRALQLLDDRKLEITDIPEPEAPGPGEVTLRVKAVALNHIDVWGWRGMAFAKRKMPLVIGAEAAGVVEALGPGVSNVLPGQLVSIYGARTCGLCKPCREKRDNLCEHVGGVYGFHLDGFAQEKVNLPARLLVPAPPGIDAVAAALAPVTFGTVEHMLFDNAKLEPGETILVHAGGSGIGTAAIQLAKKIGCTVITTVGSNDKIEKAKALGADHVINYREDRFEGVVRKLTKKKGVDVVFEHVGKDTWAGSMLCLKRGGRLVTCGSTSGVSTDMNLMMLFQQQLKLLGSFGCRMENMADAMQKMARGIVHPVIDTEVTFDGIETALERMESRQIFGKIVLKLD from the coding sequence ATGCGCGCCCTCCAGCTTCTCGACGACCGCAAGCTCGAAATCACCGATATCCCGGAACCGGAAGCACCCGGCCCCGGCGAGGTGACGCTGCGCGTCAAGGCCGTCGCCCTCAACCATATCGATGTCTGGGGCTGGCGCGGCATGGCCTTCGCCAAGCGCAAGATGCCGCTGGTCATCGGCGCGGAAGCCGCCGGCGTCGTCGAGGCCCTCGGCCCCGGCGTTTCCAATGTTCTGCCCGGCCAGCTCGTCTCGATCTACGGCGCGCGCACCTGTGGCCTCTGCAAGCCCTGCCGCGAGAAGCGCGACAACCTGTGCGAACATGTCGGCGGCGTCTACGGCTTCCATCTCGACGGCTTCGCGCAAGAGAAGGTGAACCTTCCCGCCCGCCTGCTGGTTCCGGCACCGCCCGGCATCGATGCCGTCGCCGCGGCGCTCGCGCCCGTCACCTTCGGCACCGTCGAGCACATGCTGTTCGACAACGCCAAGCTCGAACCTGGCGAGACGATCCTCGTCCATGCCGGCGGCTCGGGCATCGGCACGGCGGCGATCCAGCTCGCCAAGAAGATCGGCTGCACCGTCATCACCACGGTCGGCTCGAACGACAAGATCGAGAAGGCGAAGGCCCTCGGCGCCGACCACGTCATCAATTACCGTGAAGACCGCTTCGAGGGCGTCGTGCGCAAGCTGACGAAGAAGAAGGGCGTCGACGTCGTCTTCGAACATGTCGGCAAGGATACCTGGGCCGGCTCCATGCTCTGCCTCAAGCGTGGCGGCCGCCTCGTCACCTGCGGCTCCACCTCGGGCGTTTCCACCGACATGAACCTGATGATGCTGTTCCAGCAGCAGCTCAAGCTCCTCGGCTCCTTCGGCTGCCGCATGGAGAACATGGCGGATGCCATGCAGAAGATGGCGCGCGGCATCGTGCATCCGGTCATCGACACGGAAGTCACCTTCGACGGCATAGAGACGGCGCTGGAGCGCATGGAATCGCGCCAGATCTTCGGCAAGATCGTTCTGAAGCTGGATTGA